The genomic segment GAGCGCGAGCGCGCCTTCGCCCTGACGGAAGCCGACCGCGCGGTCCACCTCGTCACCGCCACCCGCGCGCTCCTCACGCTCGCCGACGCCATCGTCGGCGGCTACGAGGCCGCCAAGCGCCAGCGCGGCCAGTACGATTACGACGACCTGATCGCGCGCACGCTGTCCATGTTCCGCGACTTCGAGAGCTCCGCCTGGATCCTCTACAAGCTCGACGGCGGCATCGACCATATCCTGATCGACGAGGCGCAGGACACGAGCCCCGACCAGTGGCGCATCGTGCAGGCCATCGCCGACGAGTTCTATTCCGGCGAAGGCGCGCGCGAGGGGCTGGAGCGCACGCTCTTCGTCGTCGGCGACCACAAGCAGTCGATCTATTCCTTCCAGGGCGCCGACCCGAAGAGCTTCGACGCCATGCTCGGCCATTTCCGCCGGCTGGCGCGCGGGGCGGAGCGGCGCTTCGAGACGGTCGACCTCACCGTCTCCTTCCGCTCCACCCAGGACGTCCTCCAGGCGGTCGACTGGGTGTTCAAGCGCGCCGACGCCGCCCGCGGCCTCACCCCCGGCGGCGCGCTGCCCGAACCGCACCAGGCGGTGCGCACGGGCGATGCGGGGCTGGTGGAGATCTGGCCCGTGGAGGAGCCCGACGACGTGGAGCCGATGAGCCCGTGGGACGCGCCGCTCGACCGGGTCGACCCGTCCCATCCGAGCCTCCGGCTCGCGGAGAAGATCGCCGGCACCATCCGCGGCTGGCTGGACCGGGGCGAGATCCTCGCCTCGGAGGGCCGGCCCATCGCGCCCGGCGACGTCCTCGTCCTGGTGCGCAGGCGCGACCGGTTCGTCGATGCCCTGCTGCGCGCGCTGAAGCGACGGGGCGTGCCGGTGGCGGGCGCCGACCGGCTGACGCTCACGAGCCACATCGCGGTGATGGACCTGATCGCGCTTGGCCGCTTCGCGCTCATGCCCGACGACGATCTGACGCTCGCCACGCTTATGAAGAGCCCGCTGGTCGAGCGCGACGACGGCGAACCGGTTACCGACGACGATCTCTTCGCGCTGTGCCACGGGCGCAAGGGCACGCTCTGGCGGGCGCTGCGCGAGGCGGTTGCCGGCGGCGCCCCCTATGGCCGCGCGCTCGCAGCCCTCGAGGGCTGGCTCGCCCGGGCCGACTACACGCCGCCGCACGAATTCCTGACCGCCGTCCTCGGCCCCGGGCGCGGTCGGGCCCGCTTCGTCGCCCGCCTCGGCGCGGAGGTCCACGACCCGCTGGACGAGCTGTTGCGGCTCGCCATCGATTACGAGCACGCCCACACGCCCTCGCTGCAGGGCTTCCTCGACTGGCTGACGGCGGCGGAAACCACCATCAAGCGCGACATGGAGCATGGCGGCGACGAGGTGCGCGTCATGACCGTGCACGGTGCCAAGGGGCTTCAGGCCAATGTCGTCTTCCTGCCGGACACCTGCGCCCTGCCCAATCCGCGCCGCATCCCCGAGCTCGTCGTGATGGACGGGGACGGCGGGGACGAGGCAGCGGAGGCGGCGACCGGCCTGCCCCTCTGGCGCCTGCCCAAGGCGCGCCAGACGCGCGACGTGATCGCCATGGGCGAGGCGGAGAAGGCGCGCCAGCTCGAGGAATACAACCGCCTCCTCTATGTCGCCATGACCCGCGCGCGCGACCGGCTCTATGTGTGCGGCCACGAGACCCGGCGCGAGCGCAAGCCGGAATGCTGGTACGACCTGATCGTGGAGGCGCTGAAGCCCCATGCGCGCGAGGTCGCGCTGGCCGACGGCACGACGGTCCTGCGGATCGAGCGGGCCGACGCCGCCCCCGCCGAGACGCGCGAGGCCAAGGCGCCCCCCGCCCCGGCCGAACCGCCGGAGGGCTGGGCCTTCCGGCCGGCCGCGCGCGAGCCCGTGCCGCTGCGCTTCCTCGCGCCGTCGCGCCTCGATCTGGAGCAGGGCGCGGAGGCGGACGCATCCGCCGCGCCGGCAAGCCCGGAGGTGCTCTCGCCGCTCGCGCTCGCGGCCGATCCGCTGCGCTTCAAGCGCGGCACGCTGATCCACCGCCTGCTGCAGAGCCTGCCGGAGCTGCCGGACGGCGAGCGCGAGGCGGCCGCCCGCCGTTTCCTCGCCATGCCGGCCCACGGGCTCCCGGAGGCCGCGCAGGAGGCCATATTGCGCGAGGCGCTGGCCGTGCTCGCCCACCCCGACTTCGCCGAGGCCTTCGCGCCGGGCAGCATGGCGGAGGTCCCCATCGCCGCCCATATGCCGCAGGCCGACGGCGCTCCCGCCGCCATTGCCGGCCGGATCGACCGGCTGGCCGTGACCGGCGACACGGTGCTCCTCGTCGACTTCAAGACCAACCGCCCGCCGCCGACCGTCGTGGACGACGTGCCGGCGCTCTATCTGCGCCAGCTCGCCGCCTATGCGGACGCGCTCGCCCGCATCTTCCCCGGCCGGCGCCTGCGCGCGGCACTCATCTGGACCGATGGCCCGCGCCTGATGGAGATCCCCTCGGAGACGCTCGCGCGCGCGCCCGCCTCCTAACCGCCACGGCCAGGGCGGCTCCCTTAAAGGGGCCTGGCCGGTTCCGCCGCATAGGCGTCGTGAAGCAGGCTCATGAAGGGCCCTGCTTCCGCGATATTGTGCCCGGCCATGGCGGTTACCGCGATGCCGGGTGTCCACGAGTTCATCACCGCCGCGCCCGCAAGCTGTCCGGCGCGCTCCAGTGTGATGTCTTCATGGCGCTGGGGCACGCCGAGCCGGTCCAGTTGCCGCTGGACGATCCCCATCATGGTGCCGGTCAGCATGGCGGCATTGGGCCAGATGACGGTATCGCCGTCCCAGAAGACGAGGTTCCAGATGGTCGCCTCGCTCAGCCGCCCATGCCGGTCCACGAACGCGGCGTCGTCGAACCCCTGCCTTGCGGCCTGGTGCAGGTAATGGGTCTTGCCGATTTCGCCGACGTGCTTGATGGCGGGAAGGGGCCGCTCGTACTCCGCAACGCTCAGCCGGAGCGGCCCCCGCGGACCGTTTGACGGAGCGCCCGTGCGAACGAGAACCGCCGGTTCCGCATCCATGCTGTTCACCGTGAACTCGCCGTCATGCGCGAAGACCGTGACCGTCAGCGAGCAGTCCCGCGGGCCGGCATCGACCGCTGCCCCGATGCAGGACAGGATGCGGTCATCGGGCAGCGCCCTGCCGAACAGCTCCGTCGAGGCCTTGCGCAGGCGCGCCAGATGCAGATCCAGCCCCTTCACGCTGCGGTTTCTGATCTGCATCGCCGTGAAGTGCGCGAACCCCGCGAAGGCCAGAGGGGCAAGCTGCGAGGCGGTCGCCGGATGGCCATCGATATGGGCTGCATGATAGTTCGCGAGAGACATGGGTCCTGCTCCTGAGTGCGTTCACACGAAAGAGCGAACGTGATAGGCCCTGACAGCACTGTCAGGGTCAAGGGCTTCGCATGAAGATTGGCGAGCTGTCGAAACGCACCGGCGTGAGCATTCGCATGCTGCGCTATTACGAGGCGGAGGGCCTGCTGGCGCCGCAGCGCACCTCGAGCGGCTACCGGGACTACGCCCCGGCCGACGAGCGGACCGTGGAGCGGATCAGGCTGCTGGGCTCGGCCGGCATGACGCTGTCGACGATCCGGCAGTTCCTGCCTTGCGTCAGGGGGACGGTGCCGTCTTCGAGCCGTGCGACGAGCTTCGCACGACCCTGCGCGAACAGATTCGGCTGGTTGACCGCAAGACGCAAAGCCTGGCCCGGAGCCGGACCGTTCTGGAGCGGTTCCTGCGAGAGATAGGGGAACGCTGACCCCGCCGCCGGCGCGACCGAGCTCGTGCCGGCAGGATACCCGCGAAGCCATTCACGACAGGAGAAACGCTATGCGCGAGCTCTACCCCGATCTTTGGCAAACGACGCCGGAGCACCCGCTGACCGCCTTTCCGCACTCGACGTGCAACGCCTATCTGCTGTTGCGGGAAACGGGCAATCTCCTGTTCTACTGCACCGGCCGCGAGGCCATCGGCGAGAGTAACGAGCAGGCCGACTTCGACCGCATCGCGGATCTTGGCGGTGTCGATCGCATCGTTCTGGGCCACTGGCACGAGGCGACGCCGTCTCTCAAGGAGATCAAGGACCGTTTCGGAGCGAAGATCGTCGCCCATGCGCGCGATGCCGCGCCGATCGAAAGGCAGTCCGGGGTGGCGCCGGAGACGACATTCTGGGATCGTCACATGCTTGCCGGGGATGTCGAGGCGATCCCCACACCGGGGCATACGGTCGGCAGTGCCTGC from the Kaustia mangrovi genome contains:
- a CDS encoding MBL fold metallo-hydrolase — its product is MRELYPDLWQTTPEHPLTAFPHSTCNAYLLLRETGNLLFYCTGREAIGESNEQADFDRIADLGGVDRIVLGHWHEATPSLKEIKDRFGAKIVAHARDAAPIERQSGVAPETTFWDRHMLAGDVEAIPTPGHTVGSACYLYRSPHGKTYLFTGDTIWPARGSWTSATFEDDKEQSAHRASLDVLATLRPDVVLSAISPDNTWAEISPDEWAAATNAAKARLA
- a CDS encoding aminotransferase class IV family protein, with the protein product MSLANYHAAHIDGHPATASQLAPLAFAGFAHFTAMQIRNRSVKGLDLHLARLRKASTELFGRALPDDRILSCIGAAVDAGPRDCSLTVTVFAHDGEFTVNSMDAEPAVLVRTGAPSNGPRGPLRLSVAEYERPLPAIKHVGEIGKTHYLHQAARQGFDDAAFVDRHGRLSEATIWNLVFWDGDTVIWPNAAMLTGTMMGIVQRQLDRLGVPQRHEDITLERAGQLAGAAVMNSWTPGIAVTAMAGHNIAEAGPFMSLLHDAYAAEPARPL
- the addA gene encoding double-strand break repair helicase AddA, with protein sequence MSEARDRATTNQARASDPAVSAWVSASAGSGKTHVLVNRVIRLMLAGTPPERILCLTFTRAAAAEMANRLFEVLSSWIALDDDRLTDAIHTLSGHVRFGGELAVARRLFTRALETPGGLKIQTIHAFCEKLLQRFPVEAGVVPGFEVMDERSADELVAEIRAAVLTMAGTAPDSDLGRALAAVVSYVNAQDFDEVLKGVLARRGRLVQLIDGHGGVEEAVGMLAGRLGVDPDATFAAIAQEAADGLDREMARHAATCLGETGTKTDSAQSALLHRLAGTADGAEALELLKQLTLKRDGEPKADRTLMTKAAATAHPDVADFLMAERERAFALTEADRAVHLVTATRALLTLADAIVGGYEAAKRQRGQYDYDDLIARTLSMFRDFESSAWILYKLDGGIDHILIDEAQDTSPDQWRIVQAIADEFYSGEGAREGLERTLFVVGDHKQSIYSFQGADPKSFDAMLGHFRRLARGAERRFETVDLTVSFRSTQDVLQAVDWVFKRADAARGLTPGGALPEPHQAVRTGDAGLVEIWPVEEPDDVEPMSPWDAPLDRVDPSHPSLRLAEKIAGTIRGWLDRGEILASEGRPIAPGDVLVLVRRRDRFVDALLRALKRRGVPVAGADRLTLTSHIAVMDLIALGRFALMPDDDLTLATLMKSPLVERDDGEPVTDDDLFALCHGRKGTLWRALREAVAGGAPYGRALAALEGWLARADYTPPHEFLTAVLGPGRGRARFVARLGAEVHDPLDELLRLAIDYEHAHTPSLQGFLDWLTAAETTIKRDMEHGGDEVRVMTVHGAKGLQANVVFLPDTCALPNPRRIPELVVMDGDGGDEAAEAATGLPLWRLPKARQTRDVIAMGEAEKARQLEEYNRLLYVAMTRARDRLYVCGHETRRERKPECWYDLIVEALKPHAREVALADGTTVLRIERADAAPAETREAKAPPAPAEPPEGWAFRPAAREPVPLRFLAPSRLDLEQGAEADASAAPASPEVLSPLALAADPLRFKRGTLIHRLLQSLPELPDGEREAAARRFLAMPAHGLPEAAQEAILREALAVLAHPDFAEAFAPGSMAEVPIAAHMPQADGAPAAIAGRIDRLAVTGDTVLLVDFKTNRPPPTVVDDVPALYLRQLAAYADALARIFPGRRLRAALIWTDGPRLMEIPSETLARAPAS